From a single Nocardioides sp. dk884 genomic region:
- a CDS encoding response regulator transcription factor: MRVLVVDDEVRLARSLKVGLEAEGFAVDVAHDGTDGLWLAREHDYDAIVLDLMLPGINGYRVCAALRAEQNWTPVLMLTAKDGEWDQVEGLDTGADDYLTKPFSFPVLVARLRAVARRGARPRPTLLEAGDLRVDPAARRVWRGEEEVALTAREFSLLAFLARHRGDVVSKRQILDAVWDVDFDGDQNIVEVYVRHLRNKLDRPFGREAIQTVRGAGYRLASNGG, from the coding sequence ATGCGCGTGCTCGTCGTCGACGACGAGGTGCGGCTCGCCCGGTCGCTGAAGGTGGGGCTGGAGGCCGAGGGCTTCGCGGTCGATGTGGCCCACGACGGCACCGACGGCCTCTGGCTGGCGCGCGAGCACGACTACGACGCGATCGTGCTGGACCTGATGCTGCCGGGGATCAACGGCTACCGGGTCTGCGCGGCCCTGCGCGCGGAGCAGAACTGGACCCCGGTGCTGATGCTCACCGCCAAGGACGGCGAGTGGGACCAGGTCGAGGGGCTCGACACCGGCGCCGACGACTACCTGACCAAGCCGTTCTCGTTCCCGGTGCTCGTCGCGCGGCTGCGCGCGGTGGCCCGGCGCGGGGCGCGGCCCCGGCCCACCCTGCTCGAGGCGGGTGACCTGCGCGTGGACCCGGCCGCCCGCCGGGTCTGGCGCGGTGAGGAGGAGGTCGCGCTGACCGCCCGGGAGTTCTCGCTGCTCGCGTTCCTGGCCCGCCACCGCGGCGACGTCGTCTCCAAGCGGCAGATCCTCGACGCGGTCTGGGACGTGGACTTCGACGGCGACCAGAACATCGTGGAGGTCTACGTGCGCCACCTGCGCAACAAGCTGGACCGGCCCTTCGGGCGCGAGGCGATCCAGACCGTGCGGGGCGCGGGCTACCGGCTGGCGAGCAACGGTGGCTGA
- a CDS encoding PepSY domain-containing protein has product MNITTLRRKRIVLPTLAVLAAVGIGGTVWTATASETGVDGAERDRVGAAATEAVGGTVVDVETSDDRGETYEVEVRLDDGSEVDLALDEDLAVVAEERDGDDQDGDDQDADDRPVGDAEWSAAEKAALGAVEGGTVLDVEASDEPGAAWEVEVRDADRAEWDVVLDADFAVLRTDADGTDD; this is encoded by the coding sequence ATGAACATCACCACGCTTCGCCGCAAGCGCATCGTCCTGCCCACCCTCGCCGTGCTCGCCGCCGTCGGGATCGGCGGGACCGTCTGGACCGCCACCGCGAGCGAGACCGGTGTGGACGGGGCCGAGCGTGACCGCGTCGGAGCGGCCGCCACCGAGGCCGTCGGCGGCACCGTCGTGGACGTCGAGACCAGCGACGACCGGGGTGAGACCTATGAGGTCGAGGTGCGCCTCGACGACGGGTCCGAGGTCGACCTCGCGCTCGACGAGGACCTCGCGGTGGTTGCGGAGGAGCGCGACGGCGACGACCAGGACGGCGACGACCAGGACGCCGACGACCGCCCGGTGGGCGACGCGGAGTGGTCCGCCGCGGAGAAGGCCGCCCTGGGCGCGGTCGAGGGCGGGACCGTCCTCGACGTCGAGGCCAGCGACGAGCCCGGCGCCGCCTGGGAGGTCGAGGTCCGCGACGCCGACCGCGCCGAGTGGGACGTCGTGCTCGACGCCGACTTCGCGGTGCTGCGCACCGACGCCGACGGCACCGACGACTGA
- a CDS encoding ferredoxin reductase, whose protein sequence is MASLTDPSTARTRSLRGTLRRVAEAAVTPLELDDVLDVFHPLRAGAPLRGKVVEVRPETAGSATLLIKPGKDWAGHQPGQFVRVGVEVDGVRLWRTYSLTHGPRADGCISITVKAIDGGAVSTHLVHRMRPGTMLQLGQAEGDFVLGDPAPAKLLLVTAGSGITPVIGMLRNLFSRAEPVRADIVLLHSAQTRDAVLFGAELRGYADRGLIRLVELHTTVTGRLEVDHPERGLAALVPDLAERTTYACGPAGLLDALAEHHEALGLPLAVERFRTELITPGEGGSVVFAGSGTTVEMDGATTILDAAEDAGVLMPSGCRMGICFGCVLPLREGAVRDLRNGEVTTAAPGDGVRIQTCISAAAGACHIDH, encoded by the coding sequence ATGGCCAGTCTCACCGACCCCAGCACGGCTCGCACCAGGTCCCTGCGCGGGACGCTGCGACGAGTCGCCGAGGCCGCTGTCACGCCGCTCGAGCTCGACGACGTCCTCGACGTCTTCCACCCGCTGCGCGCGGGGGCGCCGCTGCGCGGCAAGGTCGTCGAGGTCCGCCCCGAGACCGCCGGGTCCGCGACCCTGCTGATCAAGCCGGGCAAGGACTGGGCCGGGCACCAGCCCGGGCAGTTCGTGCGCGTCGGCGTCGAGGTCGACGGCGTACGCCTGTGGCGCACCTACTCGCTGACCCACGGTCCCCGCGCCGACGGCTGCATCTCGATCACCGTCAAGGCGATCGACGGCGGCGCGGTCTCCACCCACCTGGTGCACCGGATGCGTCCCGGCACGATGCTCCAGCTCGGCCAGGCCGAGGGCGACTTCGTGCTCGGCGACCCGGCCCCGGCCAAGCTGCTGCTGGTCACCGCCGGCTCGGGCATCACCCCGGTCATCGGCATGCTGCGCAACCTGTTCTCGCGCGCCGAGCCGGTGCGCGCCGACATCGTGCTGCTGCACTCGGCGCAGACCCGCGACGCGGTGCTGTTCGGTGCCGAGCTGCGCGGGTACGCCGACCGTGGCCTGATCCGCCTCGTCGAGCTGCACACCACCGTCACCGGTCGCCTCGAGGTCGACCACCCCGAGCGCGGGCTGGCCGCCCTGGTCCCCGACCTCGCCGAGCGCACGACGTACGCCTGCGGGCCGGCGGGGCTCCTCGACGCGCTGGCCGAGCACCACGAGGCGCTCGGTCTGCCGCTGGCCGTGGAGCGCTTCCGCACCGAGCTGATCACCCCCGGGGAGGGCGGCTCGGTCGTCTTCGCCGGCTCCGGGACCACCGTCGAGATGGACGGTGCCACCACGATCCTCGACGCCGCCGAGGACGCCGGCGTGCTGATGCCGAGCGGGTGCCGCATGGGCATCTGCTTCGGCTGCGTGCTGCCGCTGCGCGAGGGCGCCGTGCGCGACCTGCGCAACGGCGAGGTGACCACCGCCGCCCCCGGCGACGGCGTCCGCATCCAGACCTGCATCAGTGCCGCTGCCGGCGCCTGCCACATCGACCACTGA
- a CDS encoding fatty acid desaturase family protein → MTAITKKPVNPIAHLSPEDIEDIGRELDAIRQDILEARGESDAAYIRGMVAFQRRLELGSRAVLLASAFPPAWVAGTVGLSVAKILENMEIGHNVMHGQWDWMRDPKIHSTTWEWDNASTAEGWKHSHNEVHHTYTNIVGKDNDLGWGIMRMDEDQRWHPMYLAQPLLNFINACFFEYGIAAYDLELGKNLRIPKERRSETFKKNAKNTLRKIRKQATKDYLVHPAMSIPTGSFVPTLAANFTANLVRNLWSHSVIMCGHFPEGVETFEKKSIPEKETRGEWYVRQMLGSANISGSKAMHVMTGNLSHQIEHHLFPDLPSNRYAEIAPKVKALFAKYELNYHEAPLPVQVASAWHKAVRLSLPNGWLATTNVKNAPQQLKLLWAMSTKGAKVRRAAQARLQQQERKLAKAA, encoded by the coding sequence ATGACCGCCATCACCAAGAAGCCCGTCAACCCGATCGCCCACCTGAGCCCCGAGGACATCGAGGACATCGGGCGCGAGCTCGACGCGATCCGCCAGGACATCCTCGAGGCACGCGGCGAGAGCGACGCGGCGTACATCCGCGGCATGGTGGCCTTCCAGCGCCGCCTCGAGCTCGGCAGTCGTGCGGTGCTGCTCGCCAGTGCCTTCCCGCCCGCGTGGGTGGCCGGCACCGTCGGGCTGAGCGTGGCCAAGATCCTCGAGAACATGGAGATCGGCCACAACGTCATGCACGGGCAGTGGGACTGGATGCGCGACCCCAAGATCCACTCCACGACCTGGGAGTGGGACAACGCCTCCACCGCGGAGGGCTGGAAGCACAGCCACAACGAGGTCCACCACACCTACACCAACATCGTGGGCAAGGACAACGACCTCGGCTGGGGCATCATGCGCATGGACGAGGACCAGCGCTGGCACCCGATGTACCTCGCCCAGCCGCTGTTGAACTTCATCAACGCCTGCTTCTTCGAGTACGGCATCGCCGCCTACGACCTCGAGCTCGGCAAGAACCTGCGCATCCCCAAGGAGCGCCGCAGCGAGACGTTCAAGAAGAACGCCAAGAACACGCTGCGCAAGATCCGCAAGCAGGCCACGAAGGACTACCTCGTGCACCCGGCGATGTCGATCCCGACCGGCTCGTTCGTGCCGACCCTGGCCGCGAACTTCACCGCCAACCTGGTGCGCAACCTGTGGTCGCACTCGGTGATCATGTGCGGCCACTTCCCCGAGGGCGTCGAGACCTTCGAGAAGAAGTCGATCCCGGAGAAGGAGACCCGCGGCGAGTGGTACGTGCGCCAGATGCTGGGCTCGGCCAACATCTCCGGCTCCAAGGCCATGCACGTGATGACCGGCAACCTCTCCCACCAGATCGAGCACCACCTGTTCCCGGACCTGCCGTCCAACCGGTACGCCGAGATCGCGCCCAAGGTGAAGGCGCTGTTCGCGAAGTACGAGCTGAACTACCACGAGGCCCCGCTGCCCGTTCAGGTCGCGAGCGCCTGGCACAAGGCGGTCCGGCTCTCGCTGCCCAACGGCTGGCTGGCCACCACCAACGTCAAGAACGCCCCGCAGCAGCTGAAGCTGCTCTGGGCGATGAGCACCAAGGGCGCCAAGGTCCGCCGCGCCGCCCAGGCCCGCCTGCAGCAGCAGGAGCGCAAGCTGGCGAAGGCGGCCTGA
- a CDS encoding sensor histidine kinase produces MAERRLARASVRVRTTAAAVLVVALVLVLGAVVLVLLVRGSLREGLESSAEQRATELATQIETSGLPRSGTADEDPDDPDDPEDADEPDELVWQVLAPDGTVLSASQPLGRPLPSEDTDRAELPGADQPYVVVTQDADVGGREYVVSVAASLEDVDDSTAALLPPLLVGVPLVLLLVGGTTWAVATRALAPVERIRAEVEQITGDRLDRRVPEPPSRDEIHRLARTMNQMLERLEGSRERQQRFVADASHELRSPLASIRQTAEVAQAHPGALPEGELAEAVLEESGRMQRLVEQLLVLTRAGEATGAHPSYDVDLDDLALAEARRVRRGELEVDTSGIGPGRVRGDGVALGQVVRNLVDNAVRHAETTVRLAVREQAEDVRDPVVELVVEDDGPGIPEAERERVFDRFVRLDEARARDAGGSGLGLAIVREIVTAHGGSVTLTSAPAGGARFVVRLPAPAEPPDART; encoded by the coding sequence GTGGCTGAGCGGCGCCTGGCCCGTGCGTCGGTGCGGGTGCGGACCACGGCCGCCGCCGTGCTCGTGGTCGCCCTGGTCCTGGTCCTGGGCGCGGTCGTGCTGGTGTTGTTGGTGCGCGGCTCGCTGCGCGAGGGCCTGGAGAGCAGCGCGGAGCAGCGGGCCACCGAGCTGGCCACCCAGATCGAGACGTCCGGGCTGCCGCGCTCGGGGACGGCCGACGAGGACCCCGACGACCCCGACGATCCCGAGGACGCCGACGAGCCCGACGAGCTGGTCTGGCAGGTGCTCGCCCCGGACGGCACGGTCCTCAGCGCCTCACAGCCGCTCGGCCGCCCGCTGCCGAGCGAGGACACCGACCGGGCCGAGCTGCCGGGCGCCGACCAGCCCTACGTCGTGGTCACCCAGGACGCTGACGTCGGTGGCCGCGAGTACGTCGTGTCGGTGGCCGCCTCCCTGGAGGACGTCGACGATTCCACCGCCGCGCTGCTCCCGCCGCTGCTGGTCGGCGTACCGCTGGTGCTGCTGCTCGTCGGTGGCACCACCTGGGCGGTGGCGACTCGGGCGCTCGCGCCGGTCGAGCGGATCCGGGCAGAGGTCGAGCAGATCACCGGCGACCGGCTGGACCGGCGGGTCCCCGAACCGCCGTCACGCGATGAGATCCACCGGCTGGCCCGCACGATGAACCAGATGCTCGAGCGTCTGGAGGGCTCGCGGGAGCGGCAGCAGCGCTTCGTTGCCGACGCCTCCCACGAGCTGCGCTCGCCGCTGGCCAGCATCCGGCAGACCGCCGAGGTGGCCCAGGCCCACCCGGGAGCGCTGCCCGAGGGGGAGCTCGCCGAGGCGGTGCTCGAGGAGTCCGGGCGCATGCAGCGGTTGGTGGAGCAGCTGCTGGTGCTCACCCGGGCCGGCGAGGCGACAGGGGCGCACCCCTCGTACGACGTCGACCTGGACGACCTCGCCCTGGCGGAGGCCCGCCGGGTACGCCGCGGCGAGCTGGAGGTGGACACCTCCGGCATCGGGCCGGGGCGGGTCCGCGGCGACGGCGTCGCGCTGGGCCAGGTGGTGCGCAACCTCGTCGACAACGCCGTCCGGCACGCCGAGACGACCGTCCGGCTGGCGGTCCGCGAGCAGGCCGAGGACGTGCGGGACCCGGTCGTCGAGCTCGTGGTGGAGGACGACGGGCCCGGGATCCCCGAGGCGGAGCGGGAGCGGGTCTTCGACCGGTTCGTCCGCCTCGACGAGGCCCGCGCGCGCGACGCGGGTGGCAGCGGGCTCGGGCTGGCGATCGTCCGGGAGATCGTGACCGCCCACGGCGGCTCCGTCACGCTCACCTCGGCGCCTGCCGGCGGTGCACGGTTCGTGGTGCGGCTCCCGGCCCCCGCCGAACCCCCCGACGCACGGACCTGA
- a CDS encoding DUF305 domain-containing protein translates to MVSGTPRTYLYAAALVGALLLLPACSEDTEPAPGADAASTTGTDELTVIVPGKPRETARTVGPDDIEVEDPWNHADVAFLQMMIPHHAQALVMSELADTRASDPRVRRLAERIGAAQRPEILVMAGWLEERGAEVPRASEDPSAYDHGEHGHNEMQGMLTPAQIKALERASGPEFDRLFLEGMIGHHEGAVAMAEDVARDGAHVRVSEIASDVMVGQQDEIDIMRRMLAGR, encoded by the coding sequence GTGGTCTCGGGAACCCCGCGCACCTACCTGTACGCCGCCGCGCTCGTCGGCGCCCTCCTGCTCCTCCCCGCGTGCTCGGAGGACACCGAGCCCGCACCGGGGGCGGACGCCGCGAGCACCACCGGCACCGATGAGCTCACCGTGATCGTGCCCGGCAAGCCGCGGGAGACCGCGCGCACCGTGGGGCCCGACGACATCGAGGTGGAGGACCCCTGGAACCACGCCGACGTGGCGTTCTTGCAGATGATGATCCCGCACCACGCCCAGGCCCTGGTGATGTCGGAGCTGGCCGACACCCGCGCCTCGGACCCGCGGGTGCGGCGCCTCGCCGAGCGGATCGGGGCGGCCCAGCGGCCCGAGATCCTGGTGATGGCCGGCTGGCTGGAGGAACGTGGCGCCGAGGTGCCGCGCGCCAGCGAGGACCCCTCGGCGTACGACCACGGCGAGCACGGGCACAACGAGATGCAGGGCATGCTCACGCCCGCCCAGATCAAGGCCCTCGAGCGCGCCTCGGGGCCGGAGTTCGACAGGCTCTTCCTCGAGGGCATGATCGGCCACCACGAGGGAGCGGTCGCGATGGCCGAGGACGTCGCCCGCGACGGCGCCCACGTGCGGGTCAGCGAGATCGCCTCCGACGTGATGGTCGGTCAGCAGGACGAGATCGACATCATGCGCCGGATGCTCGCCGGCCGCTGA
- a CDS encoding ABC transporter permease subunit, which yields MSSPSERSPASAAPGAGTGVIHDLGYRRYTGPRLGGTAVARAFFLTGLRHTYGLGRSGRSKVLPMLLLGLMLLPALILVGVLVQARDLLGLDEQLVAYSTYPITTQLLISVFVASQAPALISRDLRFRTITLYLARPMPRRTYVLVRFASLTVATFVLIGAPLLLMYLGGVLADLPLARETGRFLGGLVGAALLAACLAGLAAVVAALTVRRGLAVTAVIVVLLVSFTLVSTVQGVAAATDHDTVGQVAGLFSPYTLVNGVQVFLFDSPAATATPPKGTGMGLLYVLGVLAVVLASIGALLTRYRRVD from the coding sequence GTGTCCAGCCCGTCTGAGCGCTCCCCCGCCTCGGCCGCGCCGGGCGCCGGCACCGGCGTCATCCACGATCTCGGCTACCGGCGCTACACCGGCCCGCGTCTCGGCGGCACCGCGGTGGCACGGGCGTTCTTCCTCACCGGCCTGCGCCACACCTACGGCCTGGGCCGCTCCGGGCGCTCGAAGGTGCTGCCGATGCTGCTGCTCGGGCTGATGCTGCTGCCGGCCCTGATCCTGGTCGGGGTGCTGGTGCAGGCGCGCGACCTGCTCGGCCTTGACGAGCAGCTCGTCGCCTACTCCACCTACCCGATCACCACCCAGCTGCTGATCTCGGTGTTCGTGGCCTCCCAGGCGCCGGCGCTGATCTCGCGGGACCTGCGCTTTCGCACCATCACGCTCTACCTGGCCCGCCCGATGCCGCGCCGGACCTACGTGCTGGTGCGGTTCGCCTCGCTGACGGTGGCCACCTTCGTGCTGATCGGCGCCCCCCTGCTGCTGATGTACCTCGGCGGGGTGCTCGCCGACCTGCCGCTGGCCCGGGAGACCGGCCGGTTCCTGGGCGGGCTGGTCGGCGCCGCGCTGCTCGCGGCCTGCCTGGCCGGCCTGGCCGCCGTCGTGGCCGCACTGACCGTACGCCGCGGGCTGGCGGTGACCGCCGTGATCGTGGTGCTGCTGGTGAGCTTCACGCTGGTCTCGACCGTGCAGGGGGTCGCCGCCGCCACCGACCACGACACGGTCGGACAGGTCGCCGGGCTGTTCTCGCCGTACACGCTCGTCAACGGGGTGCAGGTGTTCCTCTTCGACTCCCCGGCCGCCACCGCGACGCCACCGAAGGGAACCGGGATGGGACTCCTCTACGTGCTCGGCGTCCTCGCCGTGGTGCTGGCCTCGATCGGGGCACTGCTCACCCGCTACCGGAGGGTCGACTGA
- a CDS encoding ABC transporter ATP-binding protein produces MSTIVIDHVSRWYRNVVAVNDVSMTIGPGVTGLLGPNGAGKSTLIALMSGFLAPSTGTVTLDGEPLWRNEAVYRKVGLVPEREALFDYLTGREFVVANAELHGLPDPGAAAQRAIALIELTDAQDRSISTYSKGMRQRIKMASALVHDPAVLLLDEPFNGMDPRQRIHLMELLRTMGAEGRTVLFSSHILEEVEQVARQIEVVVAGRHAASGDFGAIRRLMTDRPNRFVLRSGDDRVLAAALMQDPSVRGARLRAEGGIELEASDFGRFSEVLPRLAREHGIRLFEVSPTDESLESVFGYLVSS; encoded by the coding sequence ATGAGCACGATCGTGATCGACCACGTCTCCCGGTGGTACCGCAACGTCGTCGCGGTCAACGACGTCTCGATGACCATCGGGCCCGGCGTCACCGGCCTGCTGGGTCCCAACGGCGCCGGCAAGTCCACGCTGATCGCGCTGATGTCGGGGTTCCTGGCCCCCTCCACCGGGACCGTCACCCTCGACGGGGAGCCCCTGTGGCGCAACGAGGCGGTGTACCGCAAGGTCGGGCTGGTCCCCGAGCGCGAGGCGCTGTTCGACTACCTGACCGGGCGCGAGTTCGTGGTCGCGAACGCCGAGCTGCACGGCCTGCCCGACCCCGGGGCGGCCGCCCAGCGGGCGATCGCGCTGATCGAGCTCACCGACGCCCAGGACCGCTCGATCTCGACGTACTCCAAGGGGATGCGGCAGCGGATCAAGATGGCCTCCGCGCTGGTGCACGACCCGGCGGTGCTGCTGCTCGACGAGCCGTTCAACGGGATGGACCCGCGCCAGCGCATCCACCTGATGGAGCTGCTGCGGACGATGGGCGCCGAGGGCCGCACGGTGCTGTTCAGCTCCCACATCCTCGAGGAGGTCGAGCAGGTGGCCCGTCAGATCGAGGTGGTGGTCGCCGGGCGGCACGCCGCCTCCGGCGACTTCGGCGCGATCCGCCGGCTGATGACCGACCGGCCGAACCGGTTCGTGCTCCGCTCCGGCGACGACCGGGTCCTGGCCGCCGCGCTGATGCAGGACCCCTCGGTGCGTGGCGCCCGGCTGCGCGCGGAGGGCGGGATCGAGCTGGAGGCCTCGGACTTCGGCCGGTTCAGCGAGGTGCTGCCGAGGCTGGCGCGCGAGCACGGCATCCGCCTGTTCGAGGTGAGCCCGACCGACGAGTCGCTCGAGAGCGTCTTCGGCTACCTGGTGTCCTCATGA
- a CDS encoding peptidase E yields MTQRGTILTLGGGGFSMPEVRPDPDSPSPLDDLVLAQVPRPRGAGGVPRVCFVPTASGDSPEYADRFHAAFAGRAETSTLALFRLGELEGRSLREHVLHQDVLYVGGGSTANLLALWRLHGLDAVLREALAAGVVVAGVSAGMNCWFEGSSTDSFGPLAPLPDGLGLLPGSACPHYDGEAERQESFRTFVGSGALPAGWALDDGVALHWRDGELVEAVSERPGGRALRVRPDGAGGAVEEPLAVRLL; encoded by the coding sequence ATGACGCAGCGCGGCACGATCCTCACCCTGGGCGGCGGCGGGTTCTCCATGCCGGAGGTCCGTCCCGACCCCGACAGCCCGTCCCCGCTCGACGACCTGGTGCTCGCGCAGGTCCCGCGACCCCGGGGTGCCGGCGGCGTGCCGCGGGTCTGCTTCGTGCCGACCGCGAGCGGCGACTCCCCGGAGTACGCCGACCGCTTCCACGCCGCCTTCGCCGGGCGCGCGGAGACCAGCACCCTGGCGCTGTTCCGCCTCGGCGAGCTCGAGGGCCGCAGCCTGCGCGAGCACGTGCTGCACCAGGACGTGCTGTACGTCGGCGGCGGCTCGACGGCGAACCTGCTCGCCCTGTGGCGCCTGCACGGCCTGGACGCCGTGCTGCGCGAGGCGCTGGCGGCGGGGGTGGTGGTGGCGGGGGTCAGCGCCGGCATGAACTGCTGGTTCGAGGGCTCCTCGACCGACTCCTTCGGTCCCCTCGCGCCACTGCCGGACGGGCTCGGGCTGCTGCCGGGCTCGGCCTGCCCGCACTACGACGGGGAGGCCGAGCGTCAGGAGTCCTTCCGGACCTTCGTCGGGTCGGGCGCCCTGCCCGCGGGCTGGGCGCTCGACGACGGCGTCGCCCTGCACTGGCGCGACGGCGAGCTGGTCGAGGCGGTCTCCGAGCGCCCCGGCGGCCGGGCCCTACGGGTCCGCCCCGACGGCGCGGGTGGCGCGGTCGAGGAGCCGCTCGCCGTACGGCTGCTGTGA
- a CDS encoding LVIVD repeat-containing protein produces the protein MTTPRRGAKRLSTGWRQLAAGAAGALSLALALAATPAIAHDDDHDEPGVTSTTADGCSAAERKELAALGDNFVAACDIAGNDFSTLRTPARALKPGETDSSDNLSLIANIPKQGAFADVSALNSDLAFKGKYAFAGNYNGFMVYDITRAKHPRIVTQVVCPGSQNDISVYGDLLVLSVDSSRSDDSCSSTPLTAQDQAAWEGVRVFDISDPEAPEYVAAVETACGSHTHTLAPDKRGRNLFVYVSSYSPNAAFPDCQPPHDKISIVKVPVKDPATSSLVNTPVLFPDGGNTGEGYSATTSGCHDITAYPSKDIAAGACMGDGILLDISDRENPKVIEQVRDEENFAFWHSATFNNAATKVVFTDELGGGGAPTCNPETGRTKGANAIYDITRTKKGNKKGKAGKVRWGTPQLEFRSYYKIPRPQAATENCVAHNGSLIPVKGKDIMVQAWYQGGISVFDFTNSRKPKEIAWFDRGPISDTELVLGGSWSAYWYNGRIYSNDIQKGFDVLELDDARVRSAKKVRMDIFNPQSQPYYNN, from the coding sequence ATGACCACACCACGTCGAGGCGCGAAACGCCTCAGCACCGGATGGCGGCAGCTCGCCGCAGGAGCGGCCGGTGCGCTGAGCCTGGCCCTGGCCCTCGCCGCCACGCCCGCGATCGCGCACGACGACGACCACGACGAGCCCGGGGTCACCTCGACCACCGCCGACGGGTGCAGTGCGGCGGAGCGCAAGGAGCTCGCGGCGCTCGGCGACAACTTCGTCGCCGCCTGCGACATCGCCGGCAACGACTTCTCGACGCTCCGCACCCCCGCACGGGCCCTCAAGCCCGGCGAGACCGACAGCAGCGACAACCTCTCGCTGATCGCCAACATCCCCAAGCAGGGCGCCTTCGCCGACGTCTCGGCGCTCAACTCCGACCTCGCGTTCAAGGGCAAGTACGCCTTCGCGGGCAACTACAACGGCTTCATGGTCTACGACATCACCCGGGCCAAGCACCCGCGGATCGTCACCCAGGTCGTCTGCCCGGGCTCGCAGAACGACATCTCCGTCTACGGCGACCTGCTGGTGCTCTCGGTGGACTCCAGCCGCAGCGACGACTCCTGCAGCAGCACGCCGCTGACCGCGCAGGACCAGGCCGCCTGGGAGGGCGTCCGCGTCTTCGACATCAGCGACCCCGAGGCCCCCGAGTACGTCGCCGCGGTCGAGACCGCCTGCGGCTCGCACACCCACACGCTGGCCCCGGACAAGCGCGGGCGGAACCTCTTCGTCTACGTCTCCTCCTACTCGCCCAACGCGGCCTTCCCCGACTGCCAGCCGCCGCACGACAAGATCAGCATCGTCAAGGTGCCGGTCAAGGACCCGGCCACGAGCTCGCTCGTGAACACCCCGGTGCTCTTCCCCGACGGCGGCAACACCGGCGAGGGCTACTCCGCCACGACCAGCGGCTGCCACGACATCACGGCGTACCCCTCCAAGGACATCGCCGCCGGCGCCTGCATGGGTGACGGGATCCTGCTCGACATCTCCGACCGCGAGAACCCGAAGGTGATCGAGCAGGTGCGCGACGAGGAGAACTTCGCCTTCTGGCACTCCGCGACCTTCAACAACGCAGCGACCAAGGTCGTCTTCACCGACGAGCTCGGTGGCGGTGGCGCGCCGACGTGCAACCCGGAGACCGGGCGCACCAAGGGTGCCAATGCGATCTACGACATCACCCGCACCAAGAAGGGCAACAAGAAGGGCAAGGCGGGCAAGGTCCGCTGGGGCACCCCGCAGCTGGAGTTCCGCAGCTACTACAAGATTCCGCGTCCGCAGGCCGCGACCGAGAACTGCGTGGCCCACAACGGCTCGCTGATCCCGGTCAAGGGCAAGGACATCATGGTCCAGGCCTGGTACCAGGGCGGGATCTCGGTCTTCGACTTCACCAACTCCCGCAAGCCGAAGGAGATCGCCTGGTTCGACCGGGGCCCGATCTCCGACACCGAGCTGGTCCTCGGCGGATCGTGGTCGGCGTACTGGTACAACGGCCGCATCTACAGCAACGACATCCAGAAGGGCTTCGACGTCCTCGAGCTCGATGACGCTCGCGTCCGCAGCGCGAAGAAGGTCCGCATGGACATCTTCAACCCGCAGTCGCAGCCCTACTACAACAACTGA
- a CDS encoding ABC transporter permease, translating to MSSPVLSPTIVRLGVRSVFGRWRGALLFVLPLSLVGLAVLVRALVGADPGAAENTLYAFGLVVTVPLVALLATSGLLAPEIDDGSISYLLAKPISRYTIVASKLAVAAACVVVFAAVPLLVAGLVLLSSEPSLALGFLVAGLVAGLAYCSLFALLSVMTRHAIVIGLIYLLGWEGLLGGLLDGVRWLSITRWAGEIVDTIAGVHLVGGLSPWYAVVASVVVIVLGAWLTGRRLRAFNLTGDE from the coding sequence ATGAGCAGCCCCGTCCTGTCCCCGACGATCGTCCGGCTCGGCGTGCGCAGCGTCTTCGGGCGCTGGCGCGGCGCGCTGCTGTTCGTGCTGCCGCTGAGCCTGGTCGGCCTCGCCGTGCTGGTGCGCGCCCTGGTCGGTGCCGACCCCGGCGCCGCCGAGAACACCCTCTACGCGTTCGGGCTGGTCGTCACGGTGCCGCTGGTCGCGCTGCTGGCGACCAGCGGACTGCTCGCCCCCGAGATCGACGACGGCTCGATCTCCTACCTGCTGGCCAAGCCGATCTCGCGCTACACGATCGTGGCCAGCAAGCTCGCGGTCGCGGCGGCGTGCGTGGTCGTCTTCGCCGCCGTACCGCTGCTGGTGGCGGGGCTGGTGCTGCTCTCCTCCGAGCCGTCGCTGGCGCTCGGCTTCCTCGTCGCCGGCCTGGTCGCCGGGCTCGCCTACTGCTCGCTGTTCGCCCTGCTGTCGGTGATGACCCGGCACGCGATCGTGATCGGGCTGATCTACCTGCTGGGCTGGGAGGGGCTGCTGGGCGGCCTCCTCGACGGGGTGCGCTGGCTCAGCATCACCCGCTGGGCCGGCGAGATCGTCGACACGATCGCCGGCGTGCACCTGGTCGGCGGTCTGAGCCCGTGGTACGCCGTGGTCGCCTCGGTGGTGGTCATCGTCCTGGGGGCCTGGCTGACCGGGCGCCGGCTGCGGGCGTTCAACCTCACCGGCGACGAGTAG